A region of Allocoleopsis franciscana PCC 7113 DNA encodes the following proteins:
- the ruvB gene encoding Holliday junction branch migration DNA helicase RuvB — translation MAITSFKQQSQEPDRQPQSSKKSKGKGRRNNFRKPETEDPDLLLATAMADETGNQEEGIRPQRLDDYIGQKELKSVLHIAIQAAKGRNESLDHLLLYGPPGLGKTTMSLILATEMGVNCKITAAPALERPRDIMGILCSLKEGDILFIDEIHRMTRMTEELLYPAMEDYRLDITIGKGQTAKTRSIPLPKFTLVGATTRVGSLTSPLRDRFGLIQRLRFYETDELTLIVKRTADVLKVCVTEEGAEEIARRSRGTPRIANRLLKRVRDYCQVNKVESIDRKFAEEALEVFNVDPMGLDWTDRLVLKVMIEQFNGGPVGLEAVASATGEDAQTIEEVYEPYLLQIGYVHRTPRGRVATVAARKHLNYE, via the coding sequence ATGGCGATAACCTCCTTTAAACAACAGTCTCAAGAACCGGATCGGCAGCCTCAGTCCAGCAAGAAATCCAAGGGTAAGGGTCGCCGTAACAATTTCCGCAAACCTGAGACAGAAGACCCAGACCTTTTGCTGGCAACGGCAATGGCGGACGAAACGGGTAACCAGGAAGAGGGTATCCGACCCCAACGACTGGATGACTATATTGGGCAAAAAGAATTAAAGAGTGTTTTGCATATAGCGATTCAAGCGGCAAAAGGTAGAAACGAATCACTCGATCACCTCCTGTTGTATGGTCCACCCGGATTAGGGAAAACCACCATGTCGCTGATTTTGGCAACGGAGATGGGGGTGAATTGCAAAATTACGGCAGCACCGGCCTTAGAACGTCCGCGAGACATTATGGGCATTCTGTGCAGCCTGAAAGAAGGGGATATCTTATTTATTGACGAAATCCATCGGATGACGAGGATGACGGAGGAATTGCTTTATCCGGCAATGGAGGACTATCGCTTAGATATCACCATTGGTAAGGGTCAAACGGCTAAGACTCGTAGTATCCCCTTGCCCAAGTTTACGCTAGTAGGGGCAACCACACGAGTTGGGTCACTCACTTCGCCTCTGCGCGATCGCTTTGGTTTGATTCAACGCCTACGCTTTTATGAAACTGATGAACTGACTTTAATTGTAAAAAGAACCGCCGACGTTCTCAAAGTATGTGTAACTGAAGAGGGTGCCGAAGAAATTGCTCGTCGTTCTCGTGGAACCCCCCGAATTGCGAACCGACTTTTAAAGCGGGTGCGAGACTATTGCCAGGTCAATAAAGTTGAATCCATTGACCGAAAGTTTGCCGAAGAAGCGTTAGAAGTATTTAATGTAGACCCGATGGGGTTAGATTGGACGGATCGGCTGGTACTGAAGGTGATGATTGAGCAATTCAATGGGGGGCCTGTGGGTTTAGAAGCTGTGGCATCGGCAACCGGGGAAGATGCTCAAACCATTGAGGAGGTGTATGAGCCTTATCTTTTACAGATTGGTTATGTACACCGGACGCCTCGTGGTCGTGTGGCTACAGTGGCAGCTCGAAAGCATTTGAATTATGAGTAG
- the hisF gene encoding imidazole glycerol phosphate synthase subunit HisF, whose product MLAKRILPCLDVKAGRVVKGINFVDLKDAGDPVELAQAYNEAGADELVFLDITATHEDREIIIDVVYRTAEQVFIPLTVGGGIQSLEMIKQLLRAGADKVSINSSAVRNPDFVNQASDRFGNQCIVVAIDARRRQDPNNPGWDVYVRGGRENTGKDAISWAKEVERRGAGELLVTSMDADGTQAGYDLELTRTIAEQVQIPVIASGGAGNCAHIHEALTAGKAEAALLASLLHYGQLSVSQIKTYLKEHQVAVRF is encoded by the coding sequence ATGCTCGCTAAACGAATCTTACCTTGCTTAGATGTGAAAGCCGGACGGGTTGTCAAAGGTATTAACTTCGTTGATCTCAAAGATGCCGGTGATCCAGTGGAGTTAGCTCAAGCTTATAACGAGGCAGGGGCGGATGAACTGGTGTTTCTCGATATCACTGCCACCCATGAAGACCGGGAGATTATCATTGATGTGGTCTATCGCACCGCAGAACAGGTCTTTATCCCCTTAACCGTGGGTGGAGGGATTCAATCCTTAGAAATGATTAAACAATTGTTAAGGGCTGGGGCGGATAAAGTTAGTATTAATTCCTCGGCGGTGCGTAATCCAGACTTTGTGAATCAAGCTAGCGATCGCTTCGGCAATCAGTGCATTGTTGTTGCCATTGATGCGCGACGCCGCCAAGACCCCAATAATCCAGGATGGGATGTCTACGTCCGAGGTGGACGAGAAAATACAGGCAAGGACGCCATCTCGTGGGCGAAAGAAGTTGAGCGACGCGGTGCTGGCGAACTACTCGTGACGAGCATGGATGCCGATGGAACCCAAGCCGGGTATGATTTAGAACTGACACGTACCATCGCTGAACAAGTGCAAATTCCCGTGATTGCCTCTGGCGGCGCAGGGAATTGTGCTCATATTCATGAAGCCCTCACCGCCGGGAAAGCCGAAGCGGCGCTTCTGGCATCTCTGCTGCATTACGGGCAACTCAGCGTCTCCCAAATCAAAACCTATCTGAAAGAACATCAAGTTGCTGTGCGATTTTAG